The DNA segment ttTGATTTGGTGTGTTATTTGGAGATTCCAAtcggtgcactttgttcaattaatcttgaacaatccttgtgcaatttgtgataggattccatacacctttgagttgctgtttttttcttttaggtttttgagtctttattgcacttttatttggttcatattatgctctttgagtcttttaatttctgaatccatatatgttttgtcaagtcatgttcatccacaatgtcatcaattcatagtagtcctttgtttggcttgattgtttcttgattttgggtaattttgcttcatttgaAACTGCTGTgatattgatcttttggtgccttttattttttagtttgagttcatatttgtgtttagatctacacaaattcctttacattaattccattgtgtttatcttttggtctcttgctgtttttttctagtttttccagaatcccctgttttacattctctgtgctggctgttttgtttcagaaaattattttccctcacaagaaatttttgattctctggattatgcaagattgaggtgttacagaaaagacaaaaaaagaatcagctcaaaagagccaatagaaaaaaaatgataaatattttaaaaacagtgtgcaaatctgggcgctacagttggcgtaactgaacactgaaattgaaaaatttattaaaaaaaatggctcatgcgtttggagtgattccaatgccagattttagttaagatcttgaatctTTTGCATATCAATTTTCATAGGAAAATTCTAAAAGGGCAGCTCaacataaattggggaaaaacacgttctctggcccacaacaattttccagtggtgctgttttttattttgcaatctaattctagtgctattcttagcattcattttgtgtgcctacctttatttgagtacctttatttgcttgtctaatattcttggaactctttctagttgtcacaatctaactccatttgtgtggtactgttttcttcaattaatttgtttcttgctttaattctttggcctctaaatttggtgctggaatttattctcaattggtgcttatgtgagtggaaatttgacttgagtaaggtctagtcttcctgataggtgctggaattggagaattaagtccttatttctaaggggaaacaaaggcaaaggcagaatcaaacacttctcaaaacaccacaaacacttggagggcccaacaagaaaagacaaccaaggaagtgccaatagcaaaaaggatcaacaaagggagttttcttaatttttctttgcaacttaacttgtgttaattacttctttaattacgtgattagacagtgagtgtgtcttcaagggctccaagtgtccaagaagcctcacctagggccgaccaGTATAGAATTttctaattagcaattgttaattgtttttaattacgTTTACTTGCCTAATTAGCTACGCTTTGCATGTGTGATTGCTTTGTTTAAGCTTTAGTTAATTCGTTTTGCTTGGTTCAtcagttagcttgcattgttttcttgcattaaaatctgatttctcaacttcattgtgttctaagtagtttactaagagaaaggaaacatctttgtttagagtgaaccagtataaacatctgtgtgcattctctctatccttatctctttaaattcagttttgtttttgtttactggtataaacaaccgattgtttctgcgaaacaaccgattgtttttctggtgctgttgtttttacttattgttttggcaaactggattccttatcaattgtttcttgaagtaatttcattcttgacttaaaagtttgcgaaaaccctttttaaaccattcaccccccctctagtttaaagtcatccattcttggcctccttctggtctgacttgatggtaatcacctttcctgccaagtcagggagcttcatcttcatgtgcctcgttgacGGCACTACCCCCAACCTATTCAGCATAGGTCTACCCAACAACATGTTATAAGCGGAGGAGGCATTGACGACGAGATACTTGATGCTCTCCGTACGAGACGTGGTACCATCTGTGAATGTGGTCCTCAACTCTAAGTGTTCGCGCACCTCCACCTAGTCTCCCGCAAAATCGTACAGGCCGCCATCATGGGGCCTTAACATGTCAGGGGAcaattgcagcttgttgaaagtcGTCTAGAACATTACGTCTGCCAAGCTTCCTTGATCCACTAGTAcacggtgcaccttccttcccgcGGTTACTACTGAGATCACCACcgggtcgttgtcatggggaACAACGTCTTGgaggtcggccttggtgaagacaaggtcgaGATCGAAAGCATCGTTGGGCCTTTGTGCTTCTACCGACATCACCACCCGTGCGTACCTCTTCCGTTGAGAAGCGATGCAACCTCCTCCCGAGAAACCTCCCGCGATGGTGTGAATCTCACCATGCACGGGGACTTCATGCCTCTGGCCACCCCTTCTCACCGCCACGTCCTCGACACCCTGCTTTTCCTGCAGGTAATCCATCGAGAAACCGTTCCTTACCAACTCATCTAGTTGGTGCCCCCAGTGTTAAACAGTTGTGTATGGGGTAGCCGaatgcttggtggaactcacaccaagcgttCTTGTTAGGCCCGAGCTTCTTGTCGGTCTTGGGGGGTACCTTCAGCCTCTCTGCTATGTTGGGGATAGCGATGAGATCCTTTAGCTCTACCACGAAGTCGTGCCTTGGTGGCACGTTCTCCCTCTCACGCTCCCTGATTTGAGGCTTCCTTGGTTGATAAGGTTGCTGCTTTGCGAGGGTGTTCTTCTTTATcgttgcctcatgcacccttagAGGTTGAGGTCGACATGATGCACGCGGGTGTGTGGGAACCACGCACGTGTGCTTCTCATTAACTTCCCCTTCTGCCGCAATATGAGCCACCGCGCGGCGCCTTATCTCGGCGAAGGTTTTAGGATGGTTTCTGATAAGCGATTCACTAAAGGGGCCTGCCACAATGCCCTTTCTGAACGCATGCACCATCATCGTTTCGTCCTTGAGGTTCAACCTCACCACCTGTGCTCCGAAACGGTGAAGGAACTCTTTTAAGGACTCCCCATTATACTGTCTTATGTCAACAAGATCATAAGAGATGGGTGAGGGGGGGGGGGGCGATTCGCGATGTACTGCGCTCTGAATAGCTTGGTGAGTTGTGGGAACAATGTTACgtggccatcagggaggctgatgaaccaatccatcgtTGTTCCCAccagagtgctcatgaacaatTTGCATCTCACCGCGTCGGAACCCCCAACCAACATCATTTGCGTGTGGAAAGTCGTGAGATGGGCCTCCGGGTCCTCTGTACCAGTGATGGTAACTTTGGGCCCTACGAACGTGGCCGGTATCACGACGTCCATGATTTCCTGCGAGAACGGCAGAAACTCCCTAGGTGGCGTCGCAGGTTCTCGGTCTCCTTCCTCACGTGTGTCTGCCTGGTTTTGCAGATCCCTGCGCAATTCTTCATTCGAAAGGCGTAGTGCTTCAATCGTTGCCCGCGACGCCGCCAAATCATCCTGGATGCGTTCTTGGTTTGCTCTTGACACAACCACCTCTTCTTGAAGGGCCTGCATCGTCTCCATAACCTGTTGCAGGGTGAGGCCTTCACCCCCGTTTGGTGCAACAGGTCCTTGCCTCTTACTCCTCATCTCCTGGATCTGTCTAGTTCTTGCTGGTGGGACAATGTTTtgtatcgtgccccacggtgggcgccaaatgttcctgccggttgactaaATACGTCTTCATGTATCTACGTCACTCTCACGTCCAGAATCCCTGCGCTCGCACGTGCTTTCCCTTTGATTGGATGcttgaaaacacaaagacaaagggcgccctagaggtcgtttgcactccgatgctcaagtcaatcttagggctaggaaacaccaaaactctctACGTAAAGCTGTAACTGTGTGTTAAGCGGCgcaaatgaatagcgtaccttgTTAAGTTTGctacttccctttatatagacagaaactagggtttccactgtttCCATTACCCAAAATGGGCTTCCTGAGGGGGTGGGTCCCAGCGCCACAATTACCCACttttaggataacctagcgcgtggggttcccgaactggagtgcaacctctgacagGATGACAACCTGGATGCCTCCTTGTGCATCTGATCTCTGTGGTCGCCCGTCTTGGGAGTGCCCtgccctagttgttcacgtgccatgcatgcagctcactGTTGGAACGTGACCCTCACAGGTCGTATCCTTTCCAGTGGCTctatacttgtgttacgcctaaacgcgtcatccactccacacgcatggactttcgtgacctaggcttctcccttactgataactggtatgtggtctgggatccacttctcgtggcccagctcttcTGTTCGAGCcccgatgtccgacctctccacactgcctggtggcacgtcggtacatcctggtgaccgatgtctgaccactctttggtTTTTTGGCGCACGTGCCTCGCGAGATACTGACCCACGCCGCTCGTAAGACCCCGCTTACGTGGCCCCACCTTACTAGTGCTCAACGACACCCGAGGACTGGTTGGTACAAGTATGTTATAAGCTGATTGAGCGTTaacaacaagatacctgatgTTTGTAGTGCGTGAAGCTGTGCCATCTGTGAAGGTCATCCTCAGCTCTATGTGTCCACGCATTTCTACCTGGTCTCCcgcgaaaccatacaagcaacCGGTATAAGGTCTCAACTGGTCTGGAGACAACTGCAGCTTATTAAAGGTTGAGCAGATCATCATATCAGCCAAACTTCCCTGGTCCACAAGGATGCGATGCACCCTCCTTCCTGCTGTCACTACCGAAATAACCACCGGATCATTGTCATGTGGAACGACATCCTGGcggtcggccttggtgaagacgaggtTGACATCGGGAGTCTGATCTGCCTCCTGTACCTCTATCGCCATTACCTCTCGCGTGTACTTCTTCCGTTTAGAAGCAGTGCATCCTCCTCCTGAGAAGTGTTAATCTCACcatgaatgggcacctcgtgccctTGATCACCTCCTGGGGCAGCTAGCGCTTAAGCCCCCTGCGGCTCTTGTAGGTAATCCTTCAGGAATTTGCTCTTCACTGGTTCGTCCAACTGGTACCCCAGCAACAAACAGTTGCGTATGGCGTGGCCATAGGCTTTGAGGAATTCACACCAAGCGTTCTTGCTGGGGCCCAACTTTTTGTCAGTCTTCGGGGGTTTCTTCAGCCTTTCTGCTATGTTAGGAATAGCGATTGGAGATTGGAGGGGTTTCTTCAGCCCAACTCTTTCAAGGACTTTCCCTGGTATTGCTTTATGTCAAAGACATCGTAAGAGATTGGAGGGGGAGCCCTGTTGACAAGGTAATGTTCTCTGAACAGCATTGAGAATTAGTCGAAGGAAGTAATGTGTTCGTCAGGGAGACTGACGAACCATTCCAACGTTGCGCCTGCCAACGTGCTCATAAATAGCTTACAGTACACAACGTCAGAACCTTCTGAAAGCATCATCTAGGTGTGGAACACTGTGAGGTGAGCCTCTAGGTCCTCTACACCTGTGAAGGTGACCTTCGGGCCCATGGAAGTGGCTAGTATCACAGCGTCCATGATTGCTTGAGAGAACGGCATGGGGCGTGCCCTAGGTGGTATGGGTGGGGCACGCTCATCCACTGCGCGTTCCCCCGCCTGTTGCAAACTCCTGCACAGTTCCTCATTGGTTCTACGCAGCTCTTCGTTGCTTGCCTGTGACGCAGCTAGGTCCACCTGGAAATGATCTTGGTCGACCCTAGACACCGCTACCTCCTGCTGAAGGGCACGTATTGTCTCCATCATTTGCTGTAGAGTAACGTTCTCCCCTCCTTTGGCCACTGCTGATCCTTGCCTCGCACTCCTCATATTTGCTGGTAAACTCTTAACACGATTATGAGtgggacctagttttatcgggccccacggtggacgccaaatgttctcgccggttgactcgatcGTTGGTTGACTCGAACGACAATCTCTGGCCCGCCTGTCTCCACCTGAGAATCAAACTTCCTTGGGTTGAAAGACTTCTCacctacaaagacaaagggcgccttagcggtcgtttgcactccaacgctcaagtcaatactggggCAAAGAAACAGCAAGTGAATAAAGAaatttcagtcttagaaacggtgtaccttgctagggttcttaccatcctttatataggttgtaactAGGGTTACTTCTGTTCTGTTACCCACATCTAGAGTTCCTGGGAGAAcatccttgcgccgctattacacaatcttagcgtaatctggcacataagacttccctttactggagtgcaatgactaacagtatggccgccaaggtaccaactcatgcaccaatgTTGTGGGGCCATCTGTTTTAAGTATTCACGTACCATGCATGCGGtcttcccttggaaaccctaaccctaacgggcctcAACGCCTCCAAGGAACACTTGCTTATGCCATACCCGAATATACCATACACACCTCATGCATGATCCTCTTGTGACTTAGGCCTTTTCTCGTATTTGGGTGTTTAACTGGTATCTAATATGATTAATGGGACGCtccttacgtggcccaccattactatCAGACACTGATGTCCGATGTCTGATGTCTTTCTCTGATGCCGATGTCTGAGGTCTTTCTCTGGCGT comes from the Phaseolus vulgaris cultivar G19833 chromosome 8, P. vulgaris v2.0, whole genome shotgun sequence genome and includes:
- the LOC137824897 gene encoding uncharacterized protein; the encoded protein is MRSKRQGPVAPNGGEGLTLQQVMETMQALQEEVVVSRANQERIQDDLAASRATIEALRLSNEELRRDLQNQADTREEGDREPATPPREFLPFSQEIMDVVIPATFVGPKVTITGTEDPEAHLTTFHTQMMLVGGSDAVRCKLFMSTLVGTTMDWFISLPDGHYNGESLKEFLHRFGAQVVRLNLKDETMMVHAFRKGIVAGPFSESLIRNHPKTFAEIRRRAVAHIAAEGEVNEKHTCVVPTHPRASCRPQPLRVHEATIKKNTLAKQQPYQPRKPQIRERERENVPPRHDFVVELKDLIAIPNIAERLKEKQGVEDVAVRRGGQRHEVPVHGEIHTIAGGFSGGGCIASQRKRYARVVMSVEAQRPNDAFDLDLVFTKADLQDVVPHDNDPVVISVVTAGRKVHRVLVDQGSLADVMF